aggataattcaaaaactatggtacataaaaataaataaaaatctgttttagaatgcacaggtgaagacctttcatatgataccccacttgatatagtaattttacttagaaaattgaaaatactaattattagttcatgaccacaattaatttttttttgtgtgatctaaccctaaattcacggttttcaaattttcccccgaatgtctgctataagatctaccaacctgccaaatttcatgattctaggtacgggaagtaccctgtaggtttcttgacagacagacagacagacagacagacaacaaagtgatcctataagggttccgtttttccttttgaggtacggaaccctaaaaagatttaTGATGTCATTAACACATTAATTAGCACAGGacatttacctacttagttaatttcTTAGTCATACAATACCGCGAATTTTGTAACGTAGCTTTTTCATCTGGTTTTTTTTCCGTCAtactatattaggtatactagTACGTACCTATAGCAAATACCATCTCTAACATCGATTCCTAGAAATCTAATTTGCGTAGGATATAGGTATCAttgtaatatttacaaaaaacccCTTTTGATTCCATCTCTATTTATATCTGCAATGTTCAGATTCTTATTACTGTCGCTTTCAACACAATGGCCTAATCTACATCACCTCGTTTTACGGTCATACGTGTTCAACTCACGTCCCTATTGCTCGCCTAGCTCTTCCGTTTGAAATATAACTATAATACTTCCAGTAAAATGTACTTTAAACAACAATGGTCTTTGAGATAATCgcggacatacatacacacatataaTATGAGTCACATATAAAACCTACTTTTAAACTTAAAGTTCTTGCAAAAGGTCActttaattcaaaaaaatttacgatcccaaaatataatgaaaatattatgtactataaTATCATAAAACTATACATAAGAAAAGAAACAGTCATGAATTTGTcacattatcataaaaaatgcttggttttaaaaaaaataaaaaaaatcacttaagtgcgagacggactcgtaaacgaagggttccgtaccatcgtacaagattatgcagtttttaatatttttttaaattttcaaggcAACCGCACTATaacggaaaaatctgaaaaccgcaaatttggggttatatcacacaaaaaaaattaaattgtgattataaactaattattagtattttcaatttgcgaagtaagataactatatcaagtggggtatcatattatatgaaaggtcttcacctgtgcattctaaaacagatttttatttgcatcatagttttcgagttatcatgcaaaatgtcgaaaaatatgactgtactatggaaccctcgttgcgcgagcctgactcgcacttggccggtttttttatattttattacaatgttatggaaattatttatattttattacaataatgttACAATTTGCGACTGCCACTATACTGGTTAGAGGTGATCGACCGCTTTATCCTTTCCGTCTAATTTGCCCTAACTTGTTgccatattatatatatattttgtagcttttattttattaagcttccaataaataaataaataaataaataataaataatcatttatttgcaagaatgtttgtacaagaaagatggaaATTACACTATAATGGGAACTTTACTGGTTTaacttatttacaaaatattacacatcatcatcattatctaaactgctggctgactgactgactatacgAGATAATATAGTGTGGCAGCGGACTATATCTCGTAGGTAAAGATtaagagtgtgtatttctacagctgcaataacaacaaataataaaaatttcaaaatggcccccatgaaaataaataaaaagtgttataaacgatggtacggaactatTCGtgaccaatttttatttattcacaccCAGGTCCGCAGCCTGGTAACGGCAGTGACATGGGCAGGTGACCACTGGAAGCTGACTTATGTAAAAACAGATGACCGCAAAAACCACACCGTCCTTTGCGACTACGTGGTAGTCGCTAACGGGCAATATGTGCTGCCTGTTGTACCAATGTTCCCGGGACTTGAGACGTTTCAAGGTATTTTTTATACATTCTCAATGGATTCCCTTTAGGATCAACCCTCGGTTCAAGCCATTGATATCGGAGCCGCCCTTAGATTTGTTCTGTTGTTCAAACCAATCATCAGTTTTCAATTTTTGTTAGACACTGTTCGTCGTTCATTGTGGTTTAGTAAGTTTATGaagttttgaattttttcaTTGAATGTGTGAAGACCTTAAAATCcctttaaatatcacttgcttcaagggtaaaggaaaacatcgtgaggaaacctgcatgcctgagagttctccataattttttcaaaggtgtgtgaagtctaccaatccgcacatggccagcgtggtagactatggccaaaacccttctaactctgagaggagacccatactctgtagtgagccggcgcgcgatgggttgctcatgtgTGAAGCCCAATTATTAAGGTCCCTTAGGGTAATGTCGCTACATCAAACTTCTGATATATGTGTCATACAGCCGTActcacagccgtactcagagtcgcttaatcgttacttaagtttagttaaaacgagacagagctatatccctcacataaatctgtctcgttttaactcaatcttaagtaacgattagcgactctgagtacggctgtaagagtCGCTaaccgttacttaagattgagttaaaacgagacagatttatgtgagagatatactagctctgtctcgtttaactcaatcttaagtaacaattaagaactctgagtgcggccgtTAGAGGCATGAACCCTTTAAGAGTTTTTTAGATAGTGCTCCATTTGATATTATGGAGCTTTTAAACTATCTGCTTCTACTTGATAGgtactttaaaagttaaaacacctTGATAAAAGATGGCAGTCCCAAAACATCTAAacgttttttagttttatttatttattttaaatataggaAATAATGTtcgcattaggtaggtacctacttcctaaagaagttttacttaaaaaatgttagactttaatattttaattttaattccagGATCAATAATCCACAGCCATGATTACAAAGCACCAGAGCCGTACACAGGCCGAAGGGTTCTTCTCGTAGGAGCTGGTGCTTCAGGGTTGGATCTGTCAACACAGCTTCACAACATAACAGAGAAGCTGGTTCATAGCCACCACTTGAAGTACAACCAGCCCAAGTTCGCCGACCAATATGTGAAGAAGCCTGATATTCAGGGCTTTGTAACGAATGGGGTCTTCTTCCAAGACGGCAGCTTTGAAGAAGTTGATGATATCATATTTGCAACAGGTAGGAATCTATTTCAATGGTTACACCTTCTTGTGGGCAACTGTATTTTGTCATggtttgaaaagagcaatcaTTATCATCGTAACTTATCGCCAGTTTGGACTTATGAGACTTATCTGCTGAGAGAAAAGCTGGCCCATTTTTAGTGCAAAGGAACAGAGCGCGGAAAAGCAGCCAGTATTCTAAGTTGGCACGATTTTcggtgggcatgatttgtacagaaATAATTAGTTAAAAGTGGCTAACTTTAAGTTTTATATCAACTCAAAAAGTAGGTAGTCAACAACTAATTATTTCTAATCgatgaaaaatatttgtaccGCACTTTGTACCTACCATCGACTGGACAGCTTTTTAAATCAGAATATCTTCTAACTTCCAGGTTATGAATTCTACCACCCGTTCCTCGACGAGACCAGCGGTCTGACGCGCGCCGGCAAGTACGTGATGCCTCTCTACCAACACATCGTCAACATGCGGCGTCCCACCATGACCTTCATCGGCGTCGTCAACCGCGTCATTACCAAAGTTATGGACTCACAGGTGATTAGCACACTCTTGCTTCATTCCGCTAACATCATCGTCATAGTTCTACCACCCGTTCCTCGACGAGACCAGCGGTCTGACGCGCGCCGGCAAGTACGTGATGCCTCTCTACCAACACATCGTCAACATGCGGCGTCCGACCATGACTTTCATCGGCGCCGTCAACCGCGTCATTACCAAAGTTATGGACTCACAGGTGATTAGCACACTCTTGCTTCATTCCGCTAACATCACCGTCATGGTTCTACCACCCATTCCTCGACGAGACCAGTGGTCTGACGCGCGCCGGCAAGTACGTGATGCCTCTCTACCAACACATCGTAAACATGCGGCGTCCTACCATGACCTTCATCGGCGTCGTCAACCGCGTCATTACCAAAGTTATGGACTCACAGGTGATTAGCACACTCTTGCTTCATTCCACTAACATCACCATCATAGTTCTAAAACTCTTCAGGTCGTAAactctatacccatgcaaaaaatcacgtcgatccgttgctccgttgcgacgtgattgaaggacaaaccaataaacaaacacactttcgcatttataactaagtacataatttttatttaaaaattaaaacataaataaatatcataaatattaaaaaaaatataaataaataaatatataaaaaaaattgtaaaataaatattgttgcaatttgtaaacttgttaattaaatattttcaataaaaaataaaaaaataaaaaaaaaaacagaaaaaacttgttaattataataggggtagtgaaatAGGATAGTGATTTTCAACTCCTGTATGTAATGTTTCCAGGCGGCCTACATAGCGTCGCTGATCGCGGGTAGATTCCAGCTTCCATCCGAACAGGAGATGCTGGACGCGTGGTTCGACCACGCATACAAATACAAGGTGGCCAAGGAAATCAACACCGTTGGGCCGGAAATGGTAAGTGcagcaaaattaaaatatgagaGCTAGACTCTCATATTTTAACGGGGCTATTTTCTAaacccactagatggacggacgacatcaggcgagtcgcagggagccgctggattcaggcggcgcgatggaagtccctacaagagacttatgtccagcagtgacgtctcgattgccatctcgatctgtcgcgtactatagatagatagatagatagatagatagatagatagattaggTCTGCCATAATCCTTTGGCACCGACGCGACGCGATCGATGTGGCGATGGTGCGTCTATCACACACGGCCAGTGTGTTTAACTTTATCAAGACACACGGCCAGTGTGTCAAAGCCAAGTTCTAATACTTAAGAAATTAATATTACCCCCTATTTTTCTTTCAGGATCAATATTTCGCCAAGCTATCCAAAGAAGCGGGTATCACTAGAAACCCACCAGTGCTGTCTCACATCAGAGACTTTAACGCTAAGAACCGACTGGACGACTTATTCAACTATAgagattatgattatgaaataATTGATAGTCATACTTATAAGCGATGGTACAATGGTGGAGGAAAGGGGGAAGTGTGTCCTGTAGAGGCTAGTTAGTAAAATTTGAACCCTCCATTAAACCCGTCTTGTCATGGAAGTTGCTAAAGAAATCGGTATAAAAGGAACTCAATTAGCTATAATTCgtaaaaacagacaaatctgtattaTACAACGTGAAATATGTGATATGTAAAccactccccccccccccccccccctccccccttaagtagtacttatatatatttagactagcttatgcttgtgacttcgtccgcgtggactaaacaaattttaaacccctcttaggaattgaattttcaaaaatcctttcttagagaatgtctacgtcataatagctatctacaggCCAAATTAagaccgatccgtcctgtactttgagctgtgcattgatagatcagtcagtcagtcggtcgccttttcattttatatatatatttagatgaccaCCTGTAACAATGCATTCTGTAGataactgttaccatttttgttacatttatcgcacaatttaatatatttttaacataacttagCCACAGATTAGAGATTCACTCATCTGTGAACTTAGCGAACAATTTCAAAGATATATATTgtaaaaatacctaatattagtaataagttaaaaataataaagaatacaCCATATTATCAagtagttttattgtaacagtGTGATACACCTTGGGTGCATAAATGACGCATTCTTTCAGTACaaatactaaactaaactaaaaattatttgaatttagtTAGTCAAGTGTACAAGAGGACTTATCCTATGAAATAAATTATGACAcgtcatttccttgtattattTACATATCAAAGTGTGAACTGTGAATTTATCTTATAACACTATTGTCTGATTGGCTATCTAGCGTCCTAACAAATGTTTCATTATCAATAACAGTATACGCATAATTTCTATAAGTGTAGAGGTTCTCTAGTTTAGCGGCGGTATCCACGGTGCGGATTTTGAACATCACTGGAGGCACCCTCTCTATACCGGATTCTGCGGTCAAATCCGCGTAGTAGTCGTCCTGAAATAAGAGTTCAATTCTGTCATAAGCTGTGGTAAAACTAGGGCGGGACATTTTTGAAAATGGTTGAAAATGAGGCAAAAAGTTTTTTATAAACCTTAACAGCATTGTAAAGGCGGCCTCAAAACAACTGTTCAGTTGGcggtcatttttagggttccgtacccgagggtgctaacaggaccctattacgaTAGATCGTAAAACTTTGCTTTTACTAAgcctgctgtccgtccgtcgcaATTCTTtttgtcagcaggctgtatctcgtgaagaGTAATAGTTAGAGCAATTAAATttccttgtacgatggtacggaaaccctCGTGTGCAAGACCAACTCGAACTTAAGTGATTTTTTTCAACAAGTTTTActtcaatttaaataaattctttataATTTATGTACCTCTTTCTCCGCTAAGAAGTGTATGTCGGATATCGGTCGCCCCTTCGACCGAATGACTTCAGCGCGTCTGTTCCACTCCTCCATCATTTCTTCTTCAGGAGGCAACGTGAAGTTACCCTTAACTAATGCTGTTGCGTAGCGGGACTGCGAAAGAATGCAAAATTTGATCCactatttgacaactagtcaaatcagtatctttttatcaaaacacgcgcttagtattcGAGCTTCGttgaaatactggcatgtgacaCAGTTTTATTTGCTTGTGAATCGAGAGCGATACAGTTTTCTTACCTGTGCATCCAGAGCGACAACCAAACAGGCGCGTATGATTAGTCCCATGACCACCATGGTGGGCTGGCGGATGTTGACCATGTATTTGTACAGCGGCGTCACGCTGCGACCGTTTAGATCCAAGCCACAGCTCTTGTCCAAGAATGGGTAGTAATATTCGAAACCTAGAAAACACAGCGAATTCTCTCTTGAATATACTTTAATCACCCTGTAACCTTTCTAAGATGTTACATAGGTAGAGACTAAGGAGACGAAATAAGGATATAAGAATTAAAGATAATTTATTCACAAACcaaacaatacggtatttgacaactagtcaaatcagtaactttttatcaaacgtcaaaacgcgcgcttagtatgcgatattctatgaaataccggtgtgtgacgtcacaatcatttgacgtgctttttttagtttaatcgataatttaaaattgttattacacttaaaaccaacaaaggacatggattttacgtattttggaagaccctctatttaatgatcactgagaaataatttatttttgatgtagtcaaatacccaattgtagtGTCTGTATCGCCAACTAAAATAGCTGTAGCAAAATAACCAGTGTGGTTTGAACCTTTATCATAATAAGTACTATGTATAATATGCGAAAAGAGGAAATTGGCAAACAAGGCAGAGCACTGTTTTTCAGCTGTGTGACCCTGAGAAGAACCTAATGTGTATGTTTTTTTCCCGATAAACTCAGCAGTTTGACTTGTGCGTTGAAATACGAGTTACTCGAAGATCTTTTTGTAGCACACATGTATTATTCATTtgttcattttgatttttttagcaacaaatacctacttgagATTGATATTCAGTGCCTAGTCTTTGTAGCACTGAATGTAGCATAATGCAGAAACAATGTTTTATACTTTCTATAagtctaataaaataatacctaataataattacataatcCAATTTTTGGTTCTACAAACGAGGAACTTTTGCTCTTTCCCGATTCTAGTGCAAGAAATCTAAACATAAGAAGATGATCAATATCAGTAGctaaatttagagcctcaatagctcaaccggtataggagtggactgaaaaccgaaaggtcgacggttaaaccccgcctgttgcactattgtcgtacctactcctagcacaagcctgacgcttaattggagaggaaaggggaatatgagtcatttaacaaggctaatattcttaaaaaaaaaaaaaatccaactcACCAGTACAATAAATTACATCATCAATATCCTCATAGCTCCCATCTTGAAATATGACTCCCGTAGCATTGTACTCTTTAATATCCGGCTTTTTTATATAATGCTTGGGGAAGGCCGTTCTGAAGTTAATCCTGGAGTGGTGGCTGTGTATCAGGGTCTTGGAGTAGTGTGCGACGTCCAGGCCAATGTCCATGCCTGAAGGACCAGCGCCCACTACGAGTACCCGACGGTCTTCGTAAATTTCTGGCACTCGGTAGTCGTGACTGTGGATGATTGTACCTGAATTTTAACAAATCACTTAATGACtggctcatgcccgcgacttcgtctgcgtggactacattcaaatttcaaaccccaatttaacacctttggggttgaatttttgtaataaaaacatcaaaaaaatCATATTGTACCTGTAAACAGCTCTTCATTGGGGATTTTTGGGTAATTTGGTTTGCTGAAATGTCCAGTCCCAACGAACACGAAGTCAAATTCGTCTTCAAACTCGTCACCAGTCAACACGTTTTGGTATTTCACTTTCCACACGTTTTCTTCGCGTGATACTAATATTACGTTGTGTAGGAACTGgggaaatattaaaataaaagtaaatacctTGCATATCGTTCTTcaaagcttcacgcttagttggagaggaaaaaggggagtattagtcatttaacatggctaatgttctttataaaaaaaaaaattgaaacgttatttatatacaactagattacgcccgcgacttcattcgcgtatACAAATTTCAATTAACAACAAATTCATACACTTTAATTGCCGAAATGCTTGAAGCTTTGTTTAAAATACAGTTAAAAATGAAATGTAAtaccaatattcataaaatttaaatttagttcacaCTTTTGTGTTTCTCTCAAATTATGATTGCGAACACATGCCAATAGTAAGTGCGAGACATCATCTACATTAGGTACCACATACTTTGCAATTGGGAGTATTCCTTTTGCAGCACTAGATTTACGCTTATATCTAGTTGGAAGGGGAATGTTTGcttatattcttaaaaaaatattattacctttATGTGCCTTTCTAAGTCGAAATGTTTCACGTAATCCTGAATGTAGTCGTAGTATATTTTCCAAGTTGGGAAGGAGGGCATATCATCAGGAACTGGAAATCCTCGCAGCTCCATCGTGGGCTTTGGGAGATTTGTCCtagaaattcatcatcatcgttatgaTCAACTTATAGCCAGCCCACTACTAAGAACGGGTCTTTtcttagaatgaaaagggtttaggccatagtctgcccaGTGTGGATTGGGAGACTTTATTAGCCACCCTTTATAATCGGCAATTGCGCATTTTCAATGACTGTGacgcaatttttagggttccgtacctcaaaagaaaaaacg
This genomic stretch from Maniola hyperantus chromosome 18, iAphHyp1.2, whole genome shotgun sequence harbors:
- the LOC117990727 gene encoding senecionine N-oxygenase-like: MSLLDILRTSVFLLCLNIFFIGTSDGLSLPETSSYACVIGGGYSGLAVSRYLKQHGVNFTVFEAAPEVGGTWRFDPHVGVDDDGVPVFTSQYRYLRVNTPRQTMEFGDYPFPATTPAYPSGTCFYKYLKSFVKKFDLMTNIQVRSLVTAVTWAGDHWKLTYVKTDDRKNHTVLCDYVVVANGQYVLPVVPMFPGLETFQGSIIHSHDYKAPEPYTGRRVLLVGAGASGLDLSTQLHNITEKLVHSHHLKYNQPKFADQYVKKPDIQGFVTNGVFFQDGSFEEVDDIIFATGYEFYHPFLDETSGLTRAGKYVMPLYQHIVNMRRPTMTFIGVVNRVITKVMDSQAAYIASLIAGRFQLPSEQEMLDAWFDHAYKYKVAKEINTVGPEMDQYFAKLSKEAGITRNPPVLSHIRDFNAKNRLDDLFNYRDYDYEIIDSHTYKRWYNGGGKGEVCPVEAS
- the LOC117990728 gene encoding senecionine N-oxygenase-like isoform X1 produces the protein MSSFYSVFLCALLVNFAGTSKINKKQIPNPRVCVIGAGVAGLTSARYLQDEGINFTVLESTRYVGGTWRYDPRVGTDENGLPLHTSMYKHLRTNLPKPTMELRGFPVPDDMPSFPTWKIYYDYIQDYVKHFDLERHIKFLHNVILVSREENVWKVKYQNVLTGDEFEDEFDFVFVGTGHFSKPNYPKIPNEELFTGTIIHSHDYRVPEIYEDRRVLVVGAGPSGMDIGLDVAHYSKTLIHSHHSRINFRTAFPKHYIKKPDIKEYNATGVIFQDGSYEDIDDVIYCTGFEYYYPFLDKSCGLDLNGRSVTPLYKYMVNIRQPTMVVMGLIIRACLVVALDAQSRYATALVKGNFTLPPEEEMMEEWNRRAEVIRSKGRPISDIHFLAEKEDDYYADLTAESGIERVPPVMFKIRTVDTAAKLENLYTYRNYAYTVIDNETFVRTLDSQSDNSVIR
- the LOC117990728 gene encoding senecionine N-oxygenase-like isoform X2, which translates into the protein MKQIPNPRVCVIGAGVAGLTSARYLQDEGINFTVLESTRYVGGTWRYDPRVGTDENGLPLHTSMYKHLRTNLPKPTMELRGFPVPDDMPSFPTWKIYYDYIQDYVKHFDLERHIKFLHNVILVSREENVWKVKYQNVLTGDEFEDEFDFVFVGTGHFSKPNYPKIPNEELFTGTIIHSHDYRVPEIYEDRRVLVVGAGPSGMDIGLDVAHYSKTLIHSHHSRINFRTAFPKHYIKKPDIKEYNATGVIFQDGSYEDIDDVIYCTGFEYYYPFLDKSCGLDLNGRSVTPLYKYMVNIRQPTMVVMGLIIRACLVVALDAQSRYATALVKGNFTLPPEEEMMEEWNRRAEVIRSKGRPISDIHFLAEKEDDYYADLTAESGIERVPPVMFKIRTVDTAAKLENLYTYRNYAYTVIDNETFVRTLDSQSDNSVIR